From Rhodopseudomonas palustris:
GAGCAGCACGACGCGCTTGCCGGCCCGTGCGAGATCGCAGGCCGCAGTGGCGCCGGACGGACCGCCGCCGACAACGACGACATCGTAGATCGCGGAATTCTCGTTCATCTCAACCTCCCGCAACTGCAGCATTGGACAGATCGACGACTTGGCCCCCACTCTTGGCGGAGCGGATCTGGGCGCGATGCACCCACACCGCCATCGCCGCGGAGGCAATGAACAGCCCGGCTTCGGCAGCGAACACCGAAGCATAAGACAGCGCCGGCGACGTCAGGATGAAGCGCGCAACGTCGCTCGCCAGCGTGCCGACGAATCCACCGATGCCGAAGGCGATCGCCTGCGCCGCGCCCCACAAACCCATGCGGACGCCTTCGCGCTTCTCGCCACCGGCGGTGACCAGCTCCATCATCGAGCCGATCGCCGCGACCGCATAGGCGCCGTTGGTGACGCCGAGCAGGAACACGGTCTCGCGCAGCGGCCAGGACGGACCGACCATTGCGGCGGTCGACAGGCCCAGCAACGCGATCGCCGAGGCGATGCAACCGCCGACGGTCCAGATCTGCAAATTGCCGCGCGAGCGGGGAAACAGCGCGCCGATCAACGGCACCAGAGCCATGCCGATCAGCGTGCCGCCATGCTGTACGCTCGACAACTTGGTGGTCTCGCCCGGCGTAAAGCCGAACACCGTGCCGGCGAACGGCTCCAGGATCAGGTCCTGTGCGCTGTAGGCGAGCATCGACACGAACACGAAGATCGCGAACCGTCGCGCCTGCGGCTCGGCCCAGACTTCCTTGAACGCGGCGCGGAACGAGCCCTTGTCGGCCGCCTGCTTTGCCACCGCCGCCGCCGAGGCGGCCTTGCCTTCGATGCCCCAGACGCCGACCACAGTGAGCAGCATCGCGATCAGCGACACCCCGCCCGAGACCGCGACCAGACGGGCCGGCGAGAACGGATCGAGCAGATGGCCAGCGAAGCCGGTGGTGACGATGAAGCCCGCGATCATCATCACCCAGACGATGGTCGCCGCCGCCGCGCGTCGGCGCTCGTCGGTGCGCTTGGCGAGCAGCACCAGCAGCGAGGTTCCGGCGGCGCCGACGCCGCCGCCGATCAGGCAGAACGCGACGATGGCCAGCGCCACGCCGAACAAAGGCTGGGTGCTCATCCATGCGGTCGCGACCGCGGCGAGGAAGCCGCCGAGCGCCAGAACCGCCATCCCGCCGATGATCCACGGCGTCCGCCGCGCTCCGCGGTCGGAGCCATGGCCCCAGGCCGGGCGAAACACCTGCAGCGCGTAGTGAATCGCGACCAGCGCCCCCGGCAGCATCGCCGGCAGCGCCAACTCCACTACCATCACGCGGTTCAGGGTCGACGTGGTGAGGACCACGATGGAACCGAGACCGGTCTGCACCAGACCCATTCGGACAATGCCGAGCCAGGACAGCGGTCGCATCATGATCACGCCCCTCCGATCGATGACAGCGCAAAGGCGCTGATCAGCATGCCGAGCACATAGCTCGACACGCCCGTGCCATTGTACCACGGCGCGCGGTCGCGCGGGGCTTTCAACATGTGCGCCATGAAGCCGAGCTGCAGCACGAGCAGCGCGGAGACGGCGATCGCGAAATACGGCCGGTCCCACGCGAACAGCAGCGAGACGACGACGAGTTGCGGAACCGCCATCACCACACAGGCGAGCCGGGCCGCGTTCTCGGCGCCGAGCAGCACCGGCAGCGAATTGACGCCCATTTTCTTGTCGCCGTCGATCGCTTTGAAGTCGTTGAGCGTCATGATGCCGTGCGCGCCGAGACCGTACAGCAGCGCGACGACGATGACGCGCCAGTCGGGAATCGCAGCCGACATCACCGCGGCGCCGGTGAACCATGGCAGACTCTCGTAAGCAAGACCGCAGGCGGCGTTGCCAAGCCAACCGTTCTGCTTCAGCCGGATCGGCGGCATGCTGTAGGCCCAAGCCATCACCAGGCCGAGCGCCGCGGCAGCGAACACCCATGGACCGAGCGCGGCGGCCAGCAGCATCGACAGCACCGACCAGCAGATCGCGATGTAGAGACCCCAGTTGCCCGGAATTCGCCCCGATGGAATCGGACGGTTCGGCTCGTTGATGGCGTCGACGTGGCGATCGTACCAGTCATTCACAGCCTGACTCATGCCGCACAGCATCGGACCGGCCAGGACGATACCGGCGATCACCAGCGGCCAGCGCTCCGATAGCGGCGCTCCGGACGACACCACGCCGCAGCCGAACGCCCACATCGGCGGAAACCAGGTGATCGGCTTGAGCAATTCGAGCACGTCGGCCGGGGCCGGGCGCGCGACCACTGCGTTGCTCATCGGCTCACTCATGATCGTTGCACGCGGGTACTATTCATCGGCAGCCTCTCCTTCCGGCGCATGTTCAGCAAGGCCGTAGCGGCGCAGTTTCACATACAGGCTTTGACGGCTGAGGCCGAGCATATCGGCGGCTGACGCCCGGTTGTCGCCAGTCAGTTCCAGCGCCGCCTCGATCGACAGCTTTTCGATCACGTCGGTGGTTTCGCGCACCAGATCGCGCAGCGGAACCCGGCCGATCAGTTCGGTGAGCTGGGCCACCGAGCGCGGAAGTTCGCGCTTCGAGCTCGGCGACGAGGGCAACCGCTTCTCGACGTTGCGGATCGCGAAGCCGAAGCAAGGCTTGTCCTCGATGTCGTTCAGCGCGACCGCCGAGACCTCGACTTCGGCTGCGGCGCCGTATTCGCCCCGCAGCACGGTCGCGAACAGCTTGATCGTGCCGCTCTGCCGCAGGTTGGCCAGCGCCACGCTGAGATCGACGCCGGTGCGGCCGAGCCATCGGTCGAGCAATTGGCCGCGCGCCTGTTCGGCGCTACCGAGTTGCGCCATTTCCAGGAAGGCGAGATTGGCCCGCACCAGGCGACCGTCGAACTGGGTAATGGCGAGCGCGTCGGCGGCGGATTCGAAGTATTTCAGCAGCAGTGACGCGTTCTTGGCCGCACCGCTCTCCGGCATAGCCGATTGCGAGGTCAGGCGAACCAGGAACAGCGAAGCGTTCTCCTGCCTGAACAACGACGCAGCCAATTCACATTCGCGGCCACTGCTGGCGAGTCGCACTTTCGCTCGGCCGTCCCGCCCGGTGGAGCGGACCTCGCCGAACAGTTTCAGCACGTTCTGCTGGTCTGCGCCGCCGAAATGACCGGCGACGGCGGAATTCAGCGTCTGCGCCGCGGTCGTGTCGAACAGCG
This genomic window contains:
- a CDS encoding BCD family MFS transporter, with the translated sequence MMRPLSWLGIVRMGLVQTGLGSIVVLTTSTLNRVMVVELALPAMLPGALVAIHYALQVFRPAWGHGSDRGARRTPWIIGGMAVLALGGFLAAVATAWMSTQPLFGVALAIVAFCLIGGGVGAAGTSLLVLLAKRTDERRRAAAATIVWVMMIAGFIVTTGFAGHLLDPFSPARLVAVSGGVSLIAMLLTVVGVWGIEGKAASAAAVAKQAADKGSFRAAFKEVWAEPQARRFAIFVFVSMLAYSAQDLILEPFAGTVFGFTPGETTKLSSVQHGGTLIGMALVPLIGALFPRSRGNLQIWTVGGCIASAIALLGLSTAAMVGPSWPLRETVFLLGVTNGAYAVAAIGSMMELVTAGGEKREGVRMGLWGAAQAIAFGIGGFVGTLASDVARFILTSPALSYASVFAAEAGLFIASAAMAVWVHRAQIRSAKSGGQVVDLSNAAVAGG
- the chlG gene encoding chlorophyll synthase ChlG; its protein translation is MSNAVVARPAPADVLELLKPITWFPPMWAFGCGVVSSGAPLSERWPLVIAGIVLAGPMLCGMSQAVNDWYDRHVDAINEPNRPIPSGRIPGNWGLYIAICWSVLSMLLAAALGPWVFAAAALGLVMAWAYSMPPIRLKQNGWLGNAACGLAYESLPWFTGAAVMSAAIPDWRVIVVALLYGLGAHGIMTLNDFKAIDGDKKMGVNSLPVLLGAENAARLACVVMAVPQLVVVSLLFAWDRPYFAIAVSALLVLQLGFMAHMLKAPRDRAPWYNGTGVSSYVLGMLISAFALSSIGGA
- the ppsR gene encoding transcriptional regulator PpsR; its protein translation is MQVFKSPKESLGDLGAQSAAKLIAAATDVALVVDAQGVIRDVAFNKDELALELDGQGRWLGSRLVDIVTSDTQPKIRELLLDATVRDASTWRQVNHPSPGGDDVPVLYSAINYGRDDRLLVVGRDLRQLAMMQQRLINAQQSMERDYIRLRHAETRYRLLFQVSSEAVMIVDATSEMIVDANPATLALFDTTAAQTLNSAVAGHFGGADQQNVLKLFGEVRSTGRDGRAKVRLASSGRECELAASLFRQENASLFLVRLTSQSAMPESGAAKNASLLLKYFESAADALAITQFDGRLVRANLAFLEMAQLGSAEQARGQLLDRWLGRTGVDLSVALANLRQSGTIKLFATVLRGEYGAAAEVEVSAVALNDIEDKPCFGFAIRNVEKRLPSSPSSKRELPRSVAQLTELIGRVPLRDLVRETTDVIEKLSIEAALELTGDNRASAADMLGLSRQSLYVKLRRYGLAEHAPEGEAADE